The Brachyhypopomus gauderio isolate BG-103 unplaced genomic scaffold, BGAUD_0.2 sc138, whole genome shotgun sequence genome contains a region encoding:
- the lmcd1 gene encoding LIM and cysteine-rich domains protein 1 isoform X1, with translation MDVIPGMQKMSVGQPTAGRGAVCLTCKGICAGFQPHSWRKACVRCHCSQEGHAPNSDAEDDRKMGRLLADSQYAHLTTKVKGGDGLRLYKRNRMIVTNPVVSRKDPTFNTVTYDWAPPGLTQKLAMQYMELLPEERRPVAGTEGALYRRRQLMRQLPTYDQDPAHCHSLSDAETKAMAQFVQSYKEQALGVGEVALPGEGGAAKENVGKRSSGKDSQERLNPEPTTNGTLDESVPKSLHKCAGCGERAAADEPVVYAERAGYERLWHPTCFVCGECGEALVDLVYFWSTGGLLCGRHYCQHLRPRCPGCDELIFSDLLHRDASGQVWHKEHFCCWQCGQSLDVRCGCGERCQPQSL, from the exons ATGTCAGTGGGGCAGCCGACAGCAGGAAGGGGCGCGGTGTGTCTGACGTGTAAAGGGATCTGCGCTGGCTTCCAGCCACATTCCTGGAG GAAGGCCTGCGTGCGATGCCACTGCAGCCAGGAGGGCCACGCCCCCAACTCGGACGCCGAGGACGACCGCAAGATGGGCCGGCTGCTGGCGGACTCCCAGTATGCCCATCTGACGACCAAGGTGAAGGGCGGCGACGGCCTGAGGTTGTACAAGCGCAACCGCATGATTGTCACCAACCCGGTGGTGTCCCGCAAAGACCCCACCTTCAACACCGTCACCTATGACTGGGCTCCACCCGGCCTCACCCAGAAACTG GCCATGCAGTACATGGAACTCCTCCCTGAGGAAAGGCGCCCTGTGGCCGGCACAGAGGGCGCTCTCTACCGCCGCAGGCAGTTAATGAGACAGCTCCCCACCTACGATCAGGACCCCGCGCACTGCCACAGCTTGTCTGACGCCGAGACGAAGGCCATGGCTCAGTTTGTGCAGAGCTACAAGGAGCAGGCACTGGGGGTGGGCGAGGTGGCCCTGCCTGGAGAAGGAGGAGCAGCCAAGGAGAACGTCGGAAAGAGGAGCAGCGGGAAAGACTCCCAGGAGCGGCTGAACCCAGAGCCCACGACCAACGGCACACTGGACGAGAGTGTCCCCAAGAGCCTGCAC AAGTGCGCCGGCTGTGGGGAGCGTGCGGCGGCCGACGAGCCCGTGGTGTACGCCGAGCGTGCTGGCTACGAGCGTCTGTGGCACCCCACCTGCTTCGTGTGTGGTGAGTGCGGCGAGGCCCTAGTGGACCTGGTCTACTTCTGGAGCACGGGGGGCCTGCTGTGTGGACGCCACTACTGCCAGCACCTGAGGCCACGCTGCCCCGGGTGCGACGAG CTGATCTTCTCTGATCTTCTCCACCGGGATGCCAGTGGTCAGGTGTGGCACAAGGAGCATTTCTGCTGCTGGCAGTGTGGCCAGAGTCTCGATGTCCGTTGTGGCTGTGGTGAACGTTGCCAGCCCCAGTCGCTCTAG
- the lmcd1 gene encoding LIM and cysteine-rich domains protein 1 isoform X2: MSVGQPTAGRGAVCLTCKGICAGFQPHSWRKACVRCHCSQEGHAPNSDAEDDRKMGRLLADSQYAHLTTKVKGGDGLRLYKRNRMIVTNPVVSRKDPTFNTVTYDWAPPGLTQKLAMQYMELLPEERRPVAGTEGALYRRRQLMRQLPTYDQDPAHCHSLSDAETKAMAQFVQSYKEQALGVGEVALPGEGGAAKENVGKRSSGKDSQERLNPEPTTNGTLDESVPKSLHKCAGCGERAAADEPVVYAERAGYERLWHPTCFVCGECGEALVDLVYFWSTGGLLCGRHYCQHLRPRCPGCDELIFSDLLHRDASGQVWHKEHFCCWQCGQSLDVRCGCGERCQPQSL, translated from the exons ATGTCAGTGGGGCAGCCGACAGCAGGAAGGGGCGCGGTGTGTCTGACGTGTAAAGGGATCTGCGCTGGCTTCCAGCCACATTCCTGGAG GAAGGCCTGCGTGCGATGCCACTGCAGCCAGGAGGGCCACGCCCCCAACTCGGACGCCGAGGACGACCGCAAGATGGGCCGGCTGCTGGCGGACTCCCAGTATGCCCATCTGACGACCAAGGTGAAGGGCGGCGACGGCCTGAGGTTGTACAAGCGCAACCGCATGATTGTCACCAACCCGGTGGTGTCCCGCAAAGACCCCACCTTCAACACCGTCACCTATGACTGGGCTCCACCCGGCCTCACCCAGAAACTG GCCATGCAGTACATGGAACTCCTCCCTGAGGAAAGGCGCCCTGTGGCCGGCACAGAGGGCGCTCTCTACCGCCGCAGGCAGTTAATGAGACAGCTCCCCACCTACGATCAGGACCCCGCGCACTGCCACAGCTTGTCTGACGCCGAGACGAAGGCCATGGCTCAGTTTGTGCAGAGCTACAAGGAGCAGGCACTGGGGGTGGGCGAGGTGGCCCTGCCTGGAGAAGGAGGAGCAGCCAAGGAGAACGTCGGAAAGAGGAGCAGCGGGAAAGACTCCCAGGAGCGGCTGAACCCAGAGCCCACGACCAACGGCACACTGGACGAGAGTGTCCCCAAGAGCCTGCAC AAGTGCGCCGGCTGTGGGGAGCGTGCGGCGGCCGACGAGCCCGTGGTGTACGCCGAGCGTGCTGGCTACGAGCGTCTGTGGCACCCCACCTGCTTCGTGTGTGGTGAGTGCGGCGAGGCCCTAGTGGACCTGGTCTACTTCTGGAGCACGGGGGGCCTGCTGTGTGGACGCCACTACTGCCAGCACCTGAGGCCACGCTGCCCCGGGTGCGACGAG CTGATCTTCTCTGATCTTCTCCACCGGGATGCCAGTGGTCAGGTGTGGCACAAGGAGCATTTCTGCTGCTGGCAGTGTGGCCAGAGTCTCGATGTCCGTTGTGGCTGTGGTGAACGTTGCCAGCCCCAGTCGCTCTAG